Proteins found in one Pseudomonas mosselii genomic segment:
- a CDS encoding YbaN family protein produces the protein MRYLLLAAGWLSVALGVAGIFLPVLPTTPFLLLAAACFARSSPRFHHWLVNHPKLGPWIRDYLSGEGIPLRGKVYAIGLMWASIGLSCYLVPLFWARVFMLTSAVLVSTWILRQKTLQRP, from the coding sequence GTGCGCTACCTGCTGCTGGCCGCCGGCTGGCTCAGTGTCGCGCTCGGGGTGGCGGGGATCTTCCTGCCGGTACTGCCCACCACCCCGTTCCTGCTGCTGGCGGCGGCCTGTTTCGCCCGCAGCTCGCCGCGCTTTCACCACTGGCTGGTGAATCATCCGAAACTCGGGCCATGGATCCGCGACTACCTCAGCGGCGAGGGAATTCCGCTGCGGGGCAAGGTTTATGCGATCGGCCTGATGTGGGCCAGCATCGGACTGTCCTGCTACCTGGTGCCGTTGTTCTGGGCACGGGTGTTCATGCTGACCAGCGCGGTGCTGGTCAGTACCTGGATCCTCAGGCAGAAGACCCTGCAGCGACCGTAG
- a CDS encoding retention module-containing protein, with amino-acid sequence MAKLVGVVGKVIGQVFAVGDDGHRRLLVEGDRLFAGEQLETGSEGAVAVRLHNGAELTLGRGSSLEMTTDLLANRAPHVQAPDAQPSEAQLSDVEQLQKAIAAGADPTQDAEATAAGGNPSGVSGALGGGHSFVILTEVGARVDPTIGFPTAGFNGFPLLANLELGGLDGNDDGPLPANTPVVDNPVSLTGLEVSPAELTLDEANLPQGSASNPAALTQAGSFTVVAADGVFNLSVGGINVVTAGVVTGVGQSIVTGLGNVLTITGYNPATGVVSYSYTLTGAEHHPDGTGTNTLGEHFPVLVSDTDGDVASGSLDVIIRDDVPRAVNDSNPTAATEQQVELSGNVLSNDIQGADRIPSGPVVAGTFVGTYGTLVLAADGSYTYTLNTNDPDFKNLHGGGNGVETFTYTLKDADGDTSTATLTLNVSNLNDPVTLGGLDVNGGELTVYEKNLADGSAPNPGALTQSGTFTVSAPDGLQSLSVGGISVVSGGVAASFPQSITTALGNTLTITGYNPTTGVISYSYTLLDNESHANGDGANSLTEHFTVTATDTDGSTASGSLDVNIVDDLPKADSDFANVYEGGTVSGNVLVNDVSGADTVADGKYVVGVRAGSDTSSSAIGQLGSNVVGQYGYLTLDAQGNATYHANPDSVAPAGATDVFVYTIRDADGDESTTTITISVHDCSLIAGPNSGVTVYEKALDLIKDGHDLAGGNVTGSDPGATGETASGSLAGSISGGVGALTFSLVGNATGQYGQILLNADGSYTYTLTSAPNSPNHVNDGPNVLTETFTYQVKDSLGNTTTSTIVISIVDDVPKAHSDFANVYEGGTVSGNVLVNDVIGADVPADGKYVVGVRAGADTSTSAIGQLGSNVVGQYGYLTLDAQGNATYHANPDSVAPPGATDVFVYTIRDADGDESTTTITIDVHDISLVACPDDTAKVYEKALDLTKDGNDLAAGTVTGSDPHATTETTSGSLAGSVSGGIGALTFTLVGNATGQYGQIQLNGDGTYTYTLTSAPNSPNHANDGPNVVTESFTYQVKDSLGNTTTSTIVVSIVDDVPKAHCDVASVTEGASVSGNVLDNDVVGADVRADGQYVVGVRAGSDTSTSAIGHVGDTIVGQYGYLTLDSQGNATYHANPNSVPPTGATDSFVYTIRDADGDESTTTIRINVQDSKLVACEDNDVTVYEKALDLHKDGNDLAAGSVTGSDPNSTGETASGSLVGSVHGGVGALTYSLVGNAVGQYGQIQLNGDGSYTYTLTSAPKTPGGANDGANTVNEYFTYKATDALGNTVTSTIAINIVDDVPTVQFAVRSITPGQVDSNILLVVDVSSSMAASSGVPGLTRLELAKQAINALLDKYDEMGDIKVQIVTFGTGAEIKTPVWVSISGAKSLIAGLNPGGSTYYDSAATKAQEAFATTGKLVGAQNISYFFSDGEPTNGHAMTAPREAAWETFLDNNGIKSYAIGMGSGVNEGNLNPLAYDGSSHTDTNSVVVTDLSQLSAVLSGTVQGAPITGSLMSGGDFGADGGFIKALLVDGTTYTYDPKANGGQGGYAVSGGVDKASFDTVSNSLNIKTGLGGTLVVNMDSGEFTYTPPKDNGSGQVEKFGFTASDNDGDTRSASLTVNINGNGAPVAGADHIITNIKGATLSVPAEALLANDSDPDHDTLSAAPTTFNTNFADKGAGFTAGTQAQTITFNATANKAENQLRDLARSEFTSLNGSMTAALVVAGYLGSISSANANDEDTLTVTLRKGETLTLDHDRPAGNLLMEWKDAGGSYQTIADGGSFTASHDGVYSIHVINTENTSGNSKAAENYKLSLVVDYSNASNDDYHGSYTVSDNHGGTATGAVDITYQAGNTLTGTSGDDVLLAGAGDTILHGGAGNDVLVAGAGNNSLYGGDGDDLLIGGPGNDLLDGGAGNDTASYARATSGVTVDLSHVGQQNTVGAGLDTLNGIENLIGSDYNDTLTGNDGDNLLNGGAGNDVLRGGAGNDILIGGRGDDTLTGGSGNDTFVWQKGDTGHDTVTDFTPGSDRLDLSQLLQGENATSASLDDYLHFKVSGSGVNVVSTIEVSSVAGAAPTQTIDLAGVDLAQHYGVAAGAGGVIAAGHDTATIITGMLNDHSLKVDTV; translated from the coding sequence ATGGCTAAATTAGTCGGTGTAGTCGGCAAGGTGATCGGCCAGGTATTCGCGGTGGGCGACGATGGTCATCGCCGCCTGTTGGTGGAAGGCGACCGCTTGTTCGCCGGCGAACAACTCGAGACCGGCAGCGAGGGCGCCGTGGCGGTCCGTTTGCACAATGGCGCGGAGCTGACCCTGGGGCGCGGCAGCAGCCTGGAGATGACCACCGACCTGCTGGCCAATCGCGCTCCCCATGTGCAGGCGCCTGATGCTCAGCCCAGCGAGGCCCAACTCAGCGATGTCGAGCAGTTGCAAAAAGCCATTGCCGCAGGTGCCGACCCCACGCAGGACGCTGAAGCGACGGCGGCGGGTGGCAACCCCTCAGGCGTTTCGGGGGCGCTCGGCGGAGGCCACAGTTTCGTGATACTGACTGAAGTGGGCGCCCGTGTGGATCCCACCATCGGTTTCCCCACCGCGGGATTCAATGGCTTCCCCCTGCTGGCCAACCTCGAGCTTGGCGGCCTCGATGGCAACGATGACGGGCCGCTCCCAGCCAATACGCCGGTGGTCGACAATCCGGTCAGCCTCACTGGCCTGGAGGTCAGCCCGGCCGAATTGACCCTGGACGAGGCCAACCTGCCACAGGGCTCGGCCAGCAACCCTGCGGCGCTGACACAGGCCGGCAGTTTCACGGTGGTGGCTGCCGACGGCGTGTTCAACCTCAGTGTCGGTGGCATCAATGTGGTCACGGCGGGCGTGGTCACGGGCGTCGGGCAGTCCATCGTCACCGGGCTCGGCAATGTGCTGACCATTACCGGCTACAACCCGGCCACCGGCGTGGTGAGCTACAGCTACACCCTGACCGGCGCCGAGCATCACCCTGACGGCACGGGTACCAACACGCTGGGCGAGCATTTCCCGGTGCTGGTCAGCGATACGGATGGCGACGTGGCCAGCGGGTCCCTGGACGTGATCATCCGCGACGATGTGCCACGGGCCGTAAACGACAGCAATCCCACCGCCGCCACCGAGCAGCAGGTGGAACTCAGCGGCAATGTGCTGAGCAATGACATCCAGGGAGCGGACCGTATCCCAAGCGGTCCGGTGGTGGCCGGTACCTTCGTTGGCACCTACGGCACCCTGGTGCTGGCGGCGGACGGTTCCTACACCTACACCCTCAACACCAACGACCCGGACTTCAAGAACCTGCACGGCGGTGGCAATGGGGTGGAGACCTTCACCTACACCCTGAAGGATGCCGACGGCGACACCAGCACCGCGACCCTGACCCTCAATGTCAGCAACCTCAACGACCCGGTGACCCTGGGCGGGCTGGACGTGAACGGTGGCGAACTGACCGTCTACGAGAAGAACCTGGCCGATGGCAGCGCGCCGAACCCGGGCGCCCTGACCCAGAGCGGCACTTTCACGGTCAGCGCGCCGGATGGCCTGCAATCCTTGAGCGTCGGCGGCATCAGCGTGGTCAGCGGTGGCGTGGCGGCGAGCTTCCCGCAGTCGATCACCACGGCCCTGGGCAATACCCTGACCATCACCGGCTACAACCCCACCACGGGCGTGATCAGCTACAGCTACACCTTGCTGGACAACGAGAGCCACGCCAACGGCGACGGCGCCAACAGCCTCACGGAGCACTTCACCGTCACGGCCACGGATACCGACGGCAGCACGGCCAGTGGCTCGCTGGACGTCAATATCGTCGATGACCTGCCCAAGGCCGACAGCGACTTCGCCAACGTCTATGAAGGCGGTACGGTCAGTGGCAACGTGCTGGTCAACGATGTGAGTGGTGCCGATACGGTGGCCGACGGCAAGTATGTGGTGGGCGTGCGCGCGGGCAGCGACACGTCCTCATCGGCCATCGGCCAGTTGGGCAGCAATGTGGTTGGGCAGTATGGCTACCTGACCCTCGACGCCCAAGGCAATGCCACCTACCACGCCAACCCCGACAGCGTGGCGCCGGCCGGTGCCACGGATGTGTTTGTCTACACCATCCGCGATGCCGATGGCGATGAGAGCACCACCACCATCACCATCAGCGTGCACGACTGTTCGCTCATTGCGGGTCCCAACAGCGGCGTGACCGTCTATGAGAAGGCGCTCGATCTCATCAAGGACGGCCATGACCTGGCCGGTGGCAATGTCACCGGCAGCGATCCTGGCGCCACAGGCGAGACGGCCAGCGGATCGCTGGCCGGCTCCATCAGTGGCGGAGTGGGCGCCTTGACCTTTTCCCTGGTCGGCAACGCCACCGGCCAGTACGGCCAGATCCTTCTGAACGCCGATGGCTCCTACACCTACACCCTGACCTCGGCGCCAAATTCGCCGAATCATGTCAACGATGGGCCGAACGTGCTGACGGAAACCTTCACCTACCAGGTGAAGGATTCGCTGGGCAACACCACCACCAGTACCATCGTGATCAGCATCGTCGACGACGTACCCAAGGCCCACAGCGACTTCGCCAACGTCTATGAAGGCGGCACGGTCAGCGGCAACGTGCTGGTCAACGATGTGATCGGCGCGGATGTGCCGGCCGATGGCAAGTACGTGGTCGGCGTGCGCGCAGGCGCCGACACCTCGACCTCGGCCATCGGCCAGCTGGGCAGCAATGTGGTTGGGCAGTACGGCTACCTGACCCTCGACGCCCAGGGCAACGCCACCTACCACGCCAACCCCGACAGCGTGGCGCCGCCCGGTGCCACCGATGTATTTGTCTATACCATCCGCGATGCCGATGGCGACGAGAGCACGACGACCATCACCATCGACGTGCACGATATCTCGCTGGTCGCCTGCCCGGACGACACGGCCAAGGTCTACGAGAAAGCCCTGGACCTGACCAAGGATGGCAACGACTTGGCCGCCGGCACGGTCACCGGCAGCGATCCGCATGCCACCACGGAAACCACCAGCGGCTCGCTGGCCGGCTCGGTCAGTGGCGGCATCGGCGCCCTGACCTTCACCCTGGTGGGCAACGCCACCGGGCAGTACGGCCAGATCCAGCTGAACGGCGATGGCACTTACACGTACACCCTGACCTCGGCGCCGAACTCGCCCAACCATGCCAACGACGGCCCGAATGTGGTCACCGAGAGCTTCACCTACCAAGTCAAGGACTCGCTCGGCAACACCACCACCAGCACCATCGTGGTCAGCATCGTCGACGATGTGCCCAAGGCCCATTGCGATGTGGCTTCGGTCACGGAAGGCGCCAGTGTCAGCGGCAACGTGCTGGATAACGATGTGGTCGGCGCCGATGTACGTGCCGACGGACAATACGTGGTCGGCGTGCGAGCAGGCTCCGACACCTCGACGTCAGCCATCGGCCATGTCGGCGATACGATCGTCGGCCAGTATGGCTACCTGACCCTGGACAGCCAGGGCAACGCCACCTACCACGCCAATCCCAATAGCGTGCCGCCCACCGGGGCAACCGACAGCTTCGTCTACACCATCCGCGACGCCGATGGCGACGAGAGCACCACGACCATCCGCATCAATGTCCAGGACAGCAAGCTGGTGGCGTGCGAGGACAACGACGTCACCGTCTACGAAAAAGCCCTGGACCTGCACAAGGATGGCAACGACCTGGCCGCCGGCAGCGTGACCGGCAGCGATCCGAACTCCACCGGCGAGACGGCCTCCGGCAGCCTGGTCGGCTCGGTGCATGGTGGCGTCGGCGCCCTGACCTACAGCCTGGTCGGCAATGCCGTGGGCCAGTACGGCCAGATCCAGCTCAACGGCGACGGCTCCTATACCTACACCCTGACCTCGGCGCCGAAGACCCCGGGTGGCGCCAACGACGGGGCCAACACCGTCAACGAGTACTTCACCTACAAGGCCACCGACGCACTGGGCAATACTGTCACCAGCACCATCGCCATCAACATCGTCGACGATGTGCCGACGGTGCAGTTCGCGGTGCGCAGTATCACGCCCGGCCAGGTGGACTCCAACATCCTGCTGGTGGTGGACGTTTCCAGCAGCATGGCCGCAAGCTCCGGCGTGCCGGGGCTGACCCGCCTGGAGCTGGCCAAGCAGGCCATCAACGCCTTGCTCGACAAGTACGACGAGATGGGCGACATCAAGGTGCAGATCGTCACTTTCGGCACCGGCGCCGAGATCAAGACACCCGTGTGGGTCTCCATCAGCGGGGCCAAGAGCCTGATCGCCGGGCTCAATCCCGGCGGCTCGACCTACTACGACTCGGCGGCCACCAAGGCCCAGGAAGCCTTCGCCACCACCGGCAAGCTGGTGGGTGCGCAGAACATCAGCTACTTCTTCTCCGACGGCGAGCCCACCAACGGCCACGCCATGACAGCGCCGCGCGAGGCTGCCTGGGAAACCTTCCTCGACAACAACGGCATCAAGTCCTACGCCATCGGCATGGGCAGCGGCGTCAACGAAGGCAACCTCAATCCGCTGGCCTACGACGGCAGCAGCCATACCGACACCAACTCGGTGGTGGTCACCGACCTCAGCCAGCTGAGTGCGGTGCTCTCCGGCACGGTGCAGGGCGCGCCGATCACCGGCAGCCTGATGAGCGGCGGCGACTTCGGGGCCGACGGCGGCTTCATCAAGGCGCTGCTGGTGGACGGCACTACCTACACCTATGATCCGAAGGCCAATGGCGGGCAGGGCGGCTATGCGGTCAGTGGCGGGGTGGACAAGGCCTCGTTCGACACCGTGAGCAACAGCCTGAATATCAAGACCGGCCTGGGCGGTACCCTGGTGGTGAACATGGACAGCGGCGAGTTCACCTACACACCGCCGAAGGACAACGGCAGCGGCCAGGTAGAGAAGTTCGGCTTTACCGCCAGCGACAACGACGGCGATACCCGCAGCGCTAGCCTGACGGTGAACATCAATGGCAATGGCGCGCCGGTCGCCGGCGCCGACCACATCATCACCAACATCAAGGGCGCCACCCTGAGCGTGCCGGCCGAGGCCTTGCTGGCCAATGACAGCGATCCGGACCACGATACCCTGAGTGCCGCGCCAACTACGTTCAACACCAACTTCGCCGACAAGGGCGCGGGCTTCACGGCGGGCACGCAGGCCCAGACCATCACCTTCAACGCCACCGCCAACAAGGCCGAGAACCAGTTGCGCGACCTGGCCCGCAGCGAGTTCACCAGCCTCAATGGCAGCATGACCGCCGCCCTGGTGGTGGCCGGTTACCTGGGCTCGATCAGCAGCGCCAACGCCAACGACGAGGACACCCTGACGGTCACCCTGCGCAAGGGCGAGACCCTGACCCTCGACCATGACCGGCCCGCCGGCAACCTGCTGATGGAGTGGAAGGACGCCGGCGGCAGTTACCAGACCATTGCCGATGGCGGCAGCTTCACGGCTAGCCATGACGGGGTGTACAGCATCCATGTGATCAACACCGAGAACACCTCGGGCAACAGCAAGGCCGCCGAGAACTACAAGCTGAGCCTGGTGGTGGACTACAGCAACGCCAGCAACGACGACTACCACGGCAGTTACACCGTCAGTGACAACCATGGCGGCACGGCCACTGGAGCGGTGGATATCACCTACCAGGCCGGCAATACCCTCACCGGTACCTCAGGGGACGATGTGCTGCTGGCCGGGGCGGGTGACACCATCCTGCACGGCGGCGCCGGCAACGATGTGCTGGTGGCCGGCGCAGGCAACAACAGCCTGTATGGCGGCGATGGCGACGACCTGCTGATCGGCGGTCCGGGCAATGATCTGCTCGACGGCGGCGCCGGCAACGACACCGCCAGCTATGCCAGGGCAACCAGTGGCGTGACCGTCGACCTGAGCCATGTCGGCCAGCAGAACACCGTCGGCGCGGGGCTGGATACCCTTAACGGCATCGAGAACCTGATCGGTTCGGACTACAACGACACCCTGACCGGCAACGACGGCGACAACCTGCTCAACGGTGGTGCGGGCAACGATGTGCTCAGGGGCGGTGCCGGCAATGACATCCTGATCGGCGGGCGCGGCGATGACACCCTCACCGGTGGCAGCGGCAACGATACCTTCGTCTGGCAGAAGGGCGATACCGGGCACGACACCGTGACCGACTTCACCCCGGGCAGCGATCGGCTGGACCTGTCGCAACTGCTGCAGGGCGAGAACGCCACCAGCGCGTCGCTGGATGACTACCTGCACTTCAAGGTCAGTGGCAGCGGCGTCAACGTGGTGTCGACCATCGAAGTCAGCAGCGTTGCCGGCGCGGCGCCGACCCAGACCATCGACCTGGCCGGGGTGGACCTGGCGCAGCACTACGGGGTCGCGGCCGGAGCAGGCGGGGTGATCGCGGCGGGGCATGACACGGCGACCATCATCACCGGCATGCTTAATGACCATTCGTTGAAGGTGGATACGGTGTAA
- a CDS encoding type I secretion system permease/ATPase, translating to MQSAQPRLDVDDPLLDGLLILCKLHGCPASRASLCSGLPLAAQRLPLALLPRAAARAGLQARVLQRELDAISALNLPVLLILNDGRSAVLQRWGDNGRGLLLPCEAEGGEQWVERDALAEAYSGQALFARPRHTLEEVRAPLIPRVNAWFRDTLRHSRWLYGDALLASLLINLLGLMVPLFVMQTYDRVVPNQALSTLWVLVAGLFIGTAFELVLRMVRAHLLDQAGKKTDLILSATLFERITGMSMKARPATIGGFAQSIHDFQGLREFLTAVTLTSIIDLPFVALMLLVIGLLGGWLVVIPLIAFPLAVGLALFIQVRLRDTVQKSLSLGAVRQALLIETLGGLETLKACGAESERQYQWEHTNGAIARLDAHARNLSSLASNGTLFIQQFCGMATIVAGVYSIIAGNLSVGALVASYMLGSRVLAPLGQIAGLITRYQQAQLTMRSTDALMSLPQEREAEHQALEHTALQGGISINHATFRYAGQTAPALNDVSVTLKPGERIGIIGRSGSGKSTLTRLLMGFHHPEDGQVLLDNLDLRQLDIADLRSQVGYVAHDLPLLAGSLRDNLTLGARHVSDARMLEVAELTGVSELARQHPQGFDRPVGERGQLLSGGQRQAVLLARALLLEPPILILDEPTSHMDNSSEEQLRQRLLNWVQGKTLLLVTHRTSMLSLVDRLLVLDNGKIVADGPKDAVIDALRKGRIGAAL from the coding sequence ATGCAAAGCGCGCAACCGCGCCTGGATGTTGATGATCCGTTGCTCGATGGCCTGTTGATCCTGTGCAAGTTGCACGGCTGCCCTGCCAGCCGCGCCAGCCTGTGCAGCGGCCTGCCGCTGGCCGCGCAGCGCCTGCCCCTGGCCCTGCTGCCCCGCGCCGCCGCGCGGGCGGGGTTGCAGGCGCGGGTGCTGCAGCGTGAGCTGGACGCCATCTCGGCACTCAACCTGCCGGTCTTGCTGATCCTCAACGACGGCCGCAGCGCCGTGCTGCAGCGCTGGGGGGACAACGGCCGGGGCCTGCTGCTGCCGTGCGAAGCCGAAGGCGGCGAGCAGTGGGTCGAACGCGATGCCTTGGCCGAAGCCTACAGCGGCCAGGCCCTGTTCGCCCGTCCCCGTCATACCTTGGAAGAGGTGCGCGCCCCACTGATCCCGCGGGTCAACGCCTGGTTCCGCGACACCCTGCGCCACTCCCGATGGCTGTATGGCGATGCCCTGCTGGCCAGCCTGCTGATCAACCTGCTGGGGTTGATGGTGCCGCTGTTCGTCATGCAGACCTACGACCGCGTGGTGCCCAACCAGGCGCTGTCCACCCTCTGGGTGCTGGTGGCCGGCCTGTTCATCGGCACAGCCTTCGAGCTGGTGCTGCGCATGGTTCGTGCGCACCTGCTGGACCAGGCTGGCAAGAAGACCGACCTGATTCTCTCGGCCACTTTGTTCGAACGCATTACCGGCATGAGCATGAAGGCGCGGCCGGCCACCATCGGCGGCTTCGCCCAGAGCATCCATGACTTCCAGGGACTGCGTGAATTCCTCACCGCGGTCACCCTGACCAGCATCATCGACCTGCCATTCGTGGCGCTGATGCTGCTGGTGATCGGCCTGCTCGGTGGCTGGCTGGTGGTGATCCCGCTGATCGCCTTCCCGCTGGCCGTGGGCCTGGCGCTGTTCATCCAGGTGCGCCTGCGTGACACGGTACAGAAGAGTCTGAGCCTCGGCGCGGTGCGCCAGGCGCTGCTGATCGAGACCCTCGGCGGACTGGAAACCCTCAAGGCCTGCGGCGCCGAAAGCGAACGCCAGTACCAGTGGGAGCACACCAACGGCGCCATCGCCCGCCTCGACGCCCATGCCCGCAACCTGTCCTCGTTGGCCAGCAACGGCACGCTCTTCATCCAACAGTTCTGCGGCATGGCCACCATCGTCGCCGGGGTCTACAGCATCATCGCCGGCAACCTCAGCGTCGGCGCGCTGGTGGCCAGCTACATGCTCGGCAGCCGGGTCCTCGCGCCGCTGGGCCAGATCGCCGGGCTGATCACCCGCTACCAGCAGGCGCAGTTGACCATGCGCAGCACCGACGCGCTGATGAGCCTGCCCCAGGAACGCGAAGCCGAGCACCAGGCCCTGGAACACACCGCGCTGCAGGGTGGCATCAGCATCAACCACGCCACGTTTCGCTATGCCGGGCAAACGGCCCCGGCGCTCAATGATGTCAGCGTCACACTCAAGCCGGGCGAGCGCATCGGTATCATCGGCCGCAGCGGCTCGGGCAAGAGTACCCTCACCCGCCTGCTGATGGGCTTCCATCACCCCGAAGATGGCCAGGTGTTGCTGGACAACCTCGACCTGCGCCAGCTGGACATCGCCGACCTGCGCAGCCAGGTCGGCTACGTGGCCCACGACCTGCCCCTGCTGGCCGGCAGCCTGCGCGACAACCTCACCCTCGGCGCCCGCCACGTCAGCGATGCGCGCATGCTCGAGGTGGCCGAGCTGACCGGGGTCAGCGAACTGGCCCGCCAGCACCCGCAAGGCTTCGACCGCCCGGTGGGCGAGCGCGGCCAGCTGCTGTCCGGCGGCCAACGCCAGGCCGTGCTGCTGGCCCGGGCCCTGCTGCTGGAGCCGCCGATCCTGATCCTCGACGAACCCACCAGCCACATGGACAACAGCAGCGAGGAGCAACTGCGCCAGCGCCTGCTGAACTGGGTGCAGGGCAAAACCCTGCTGCTGGTCACACACCGCACCTCGATGCTCAGCCTGGTGGACCGGCTGCTGGTGCTGGACAACGGCAAGATCGTCGCCGACGGGCCGAAGGACGCGGTCATCGACGCGCTGCGCAAGGGCCGTATCGGCGCGGCGCTGTGA
- a CDS encoding TolC family outer membrane protein, which translates to MRALTPITSAILLAMACANSQAMSITEAVQNAVDQHPEISASRNSRLSADEDVKFARGGYYPTVDLVAGYGRQRSDNTNTRGFNPDGTRNHNKETLNYTQSELRLRQMLFDGFNTSNEVARTEAVATSRAYYTQATAETVALRAIEVYLEVLKRRELVTLAKNNLQAHLRVNDQIGLRSERGVGSTADLDQSRARRALAENNLDTAEVDLADAEANFYSVVGRMPDELETPVTIKGEVPADLLNARQGMLENNPYLKSAQADVRSAEQQYEVAKSPFYPRLDAVLATGANNNIGGQKGHDNNDWQAGVELSYNLFRGGSDKARLQSDAHKINQAMDIRNNALRELNENLSLAWNAMNNARKQTPSAREYAETTQRVRAAYQDQFGLGQRTLLDVLDSENELYNANRRYTEVRYTEEFSMYRVLATMGELLSKQHISLPPEAIAKTEVRNEAKLPDMR; encoded by the coding sequence ATGCGCGCTTTAACCCCCATCACCAGTGCGATTTTGTTGGCCATGGCGTGTGCCAACAGTCAGGCGATGTCGATCACCGAGGCTGTCCAGAACGCCGTGGACCAGCATCCCGAGATCAGCGCCAGCCGCAACAGCAGGCTGTCGGCCGACGAGGATGTGAAGTTCGCCCGCGGGGGGTACTACCCAACCGTCGATCTGGTCGCAGGCTACGGCCGGCAACGCTCGGACAACACCAACACCCGCGGCTTCAACCCCGACGGCACGCGTAACCACAACAAGGAAACCCTCAACTACACCCAGTCCGAACTGCGCCTGAGGCAGATGCTGTTCGACGGCTTCAACACCTCCAACGAGGTCGCCCGCACCGAAGCGGTGGCCACCTCGCGCGCCTACTACACCCAGGCCACCGCCGAGACCGTCGCCCTGCGCGCCATCGAGGTCTACCTCGAAGTGCTCAAGCGCCGCGAGCTGGTGACACTGGCCAAGAACAACCTGCAGGCGCACCTGCGGGTCAACGACCAGATCGGCCTGCGCAGCGAGCGTGGCGTGGGCAGCACCGCCGACCTCGACCAGTCCCGCGCCCGTCGCGCCCTGGCCGAGAACAACCTGGACACCGCCGAGGTCGACCTGGCCGACGCCGAGGCCAACTTCTACAGCGTAGTCGGGCGCATGCCGGACGAGCTGGAAACACCGGTCACGATCAAGGGCGAAGTACCGGCCGACCTGCTCAACGCCCGCCAGGGCATGCTGGAGAACAACCCCTACCTGAAGTCGGCCCAGGCTGACGTACGCTCCGCCGAGCAGCAATACGAAGTGGCCAAGTCGCCCTTCTACCCGCGCCTGGACGCGGTGCTGGCCACCGGCGCCAACAACAACATCGGCGGCCAGAAGGGCCACGACAACAACGACTGGCAGGCCGGCGTCGAGCTCAGCTACAACCTGTTCCGCGGCGGCAGCGACAAGGCCCGCCTGCAGTCCGACGCGCACAAGATCAACCAGGCGATGGACATCCGCAACAACGCCCTGCGCGAGCTGAATGAAAACCTCAGCCTGGCCTGGAACGCGATGAACAACGCCCGCAAGCAGACCCCGAGCGCCCGCGAGTACGCCGAAACCACCCAGCGCGTACGCGCCGCCTACCAGGACCAGTTCGGCCTGGGCCAGCGTACCCTGCTCGACGTGCTCGATAGCGAGAACGAGCTGTACAACGCCAACCGACGCTATACCGAAGTGCGCTACACCGAAGAGTTCTCCATGTACCGAGTCCTGGCGACCATGGGTGAGTTGCTGAGCAAGCAGCACATCTCGCTGCCGCCCGAGGCCATCGCCAAGACCGAAGTACGCAACGAGGCGAAACTGCCAGACATGCGCTAG